In Phaeobacter piscinae, one genomic interval encodes:
- a CDS encoding ABC transporter ATP-binding protein, which produces MSDNPYQNDHGNRDASITNPHGAGTMQPAHSKSGPTTKVDGGPFLIGDTMTGGYGKGPDILHDCTIAVDKGEIAVIVGPNGAGKSTAMKAVFGMLDVRSGAVRLDGEDITQLTPQDRVIKGMGFVPQTSNIFTSMTVEENLEMGAFIRTDDFSDTMEQVYELFPILREKRNQPAGELSGGQRQQVAVGRALMTKPKVLMLDEPTAGVSPIVMDELFDRIIEVARTGLPILMVEQNAKQALEIADKGYVLVQGRNAYTGTGQELLADPEVRKSFLGG; this is translated from the coding sequence ATGAGCGACAATCCCTACCAGAACGATCATGGCAATCGTGACGCCTCGATCACCAACCCGCATGGCGCCGGGACAATGCAACCGGCGCATAGCAAAAGCGGGCCAACAACGAAGGTTGATGGCGGACCGTTCCTGATTGGCGACACCATGACCGGCGGCTACGGCAAGGGTCCGGACATTCTGCACGACTGCACGATTGCGGTCGACAAGGGCGAGATCGCGGTGATCGTCGGTCCCAACGGCGCCGGCAAATCGACCGCGATGAAAGCCGTGTTTGGCATGCTGGATGTGCGGTCTGGTGCTGTGCGTCTGGACGGTGAGGATATCACCCAGCTTACCCCACAGGACCGGGTGATCAAGGGCATGGGATTTGTCCCCCAGACCAGCAATATTTTCACCTCGATGACGGTGGAAGAGAACCTGGAAATGGGCGCGTTTATCCGTACGGATGATTTCTCCGACACGATGGAGCAGGTCTATGAGCTGTTTCCGATCCTGCGTGAGAAACGCAACCAGCCGGCTGGTGAGCTGTCCGGCGGGCAGCGCCAACAGGTGGCCGTGGGCCGCGCGCTGATGACCAAGCCGAAGGTGCTGATGCTGGATGAGCCCACAGCGGGGGTCTCGCCCATCGTCATGGATGAACTGTTTGACCGTATCATTGAGGTCGCTCGTACCGGGCTGCCGATCCTGATGGTTGAACAAAACGCCAAACAAGCGCTTGAGATCGCGGACAAAGGCTATGTGCTGGTGCAGGGGCGCAATGCCTATACCGGCACCGGTCAAGAGCTGCTCGCCGATCCCGAAGTACGCAAATCCTTCTTGGGGGGCTAA
- a CDS encoding ABC transporter substrate-binding protein: protein MKKLMMATAAAALTAGTAFAGGHAKEVKLGVLLGFTGPIESLAPAMGAGAELAMEEVTKSGKLLDSATVTPVRADTGCIDNGLSTANGEKLVADGVNGIIGGDCSGVTGAILQNVAIPNGMVMISPSATSPGLSSMEDNDLFFRTSPSDAREGQVMAEVLKERGINSIALTYTNNDYGKGLADAIKSSFEEVGGEVTIVTAHEDGKGDYSAEVAALASAGGDILVVAGYLDQGGLGIIQASLDSGAYDTFGLPGGMIGDSLPKNIGSDLDGSFGQIAGSDSEGAAIYAELAKAAGFDGTSAYSPESYDAAALFMLAMQAANSKDPADYGSKILEVANAPGEKINPGELGKALEILANGGDIDYEGATGVELIGPGESAGSYREIEVKDGANATVKFR, encoded by the coding sequence ATGAAAAAACTGATGATGGCCACAGCGGCCGCTGCCCTGACTGCTGGCACCGCATTTGCAGGTGGTCACGCCAAGGAAGTGAAACTGGGTGTCCTTCTCGGCTTTACCGGCCCGATTGAATCGCTGGCCCCTGCCATGGGTGCGGGTGCGGAACTGGCGATGGAAGAGGTCACCAAATCCGGCAAACTGCTGGACTCCGCCACGGTCACGCCTGTGCGCGCGGACACCGGCTGCATCGACAATGGCCTGTCCACCGCGAACGGCGAAAAACTGGTTGCTGACGGTGTGAACGGCATCATTGGCGGTGACTGCTCCGGTGTGACCGGCGCGATCCTGCAGAACGTTGCCATTCCGAACGGCATGGTGATGATCTCGCCCTCCGCCACCTCGCCGGGCCTGTCCTCGATGGAAGACAATGACCTGTTCTTCCGCACATCGCCGTCTGACGCCCGCGAAGGCCAGGTCATGGCAGAAGTGCTGAAAGAGCGTGGCATCAACTCCATCGCGCTGACCTACACCAACAACGACTACGGCAAGGGTCTGGCCGACGCGATCAAATCCTCCTTCGAGGAGGTGGGCGGCGAAGTCACCATCGTGACCGCGCATGAGGATGGCAAAGGCGACTACTCCGCAGAAGTTGCGGCGCTGGCTTCCGCTGGTGGCGATATTCTGGTTGTGGCCGGCTATCTGGACCAGGGTGGTCTGGGCATCATCCAAGCCTCGCTTGACTCCGGTGCATATGACACCTTCGGTCTGCCCGGCGGTATGATCGGTGACTCCCTGCCCAAGAACATCGGTTCGGATCTTGACGGCTCCTTCGGCCAGATCGCAGGCTCCGACAGCGAAGGCGCTGCCATCTATGCTGAGCTGGCCAAAGCCGCCGGTTTTGACGGCACCTCCGCCTATTCGCCGGAAAGCTATGATGCGGCAGCGCTGTTCATGCTGGCGATGCAGGCCGCGAACTCCAAGGATCCGGCCGATTATGGCTCCAAGATCCTCGAAGTGGCGAACGCACCGGGTGAGAAAATCAACCCTGGTGAGTTGGGCAAAGCGCTTGAGATTCTCGCGAATGGCGGCGACATCGACTATGAAGGTGCCACTGGCGTGGAGCTGATCGGCCCCGGTGAGAGCGCAGGCTCCTACCGTGAAATCGAAGTCAAGGACGGCGCCAACGCCACCGTGAAATTCCGCTGA
- a CDS encoding helicase HerA-like domain-containing protein: MQDKLFIGGGAENYADPQALTLKYANRHGLIAGATGTGKTVTLQILAESFSNAGVPVILSDVKGDLSGLAKPGSATHKLHDAFTSRAEKIGFDDYRYHACPVTFWDLYGQQGHPVRTTVAEMGPLLLARLLELSEAQEGILNIAFRLADEEGLALLDLKDLQALLVWVGENRADLSLRYGNVSTASIGAIQRRLLVLENQGGAQLFGEPALDLADLMRCTAEGHGMVNILAADKLMAAPGLYATFLLWLLSELFEELPEVGDPDKPKLVFFFDEAHLLFDDAPKALIDKVEQVARLIRSKGVGIYFITQNPADVPEDILGQLGNRIQHALRAFTARDRRNLRMAAETYRENPRFSTEEAIREVGVGEAVTSMLQKKGIPGVVERTLIRPPSSQLGPITAAERAAFLQTSDMAGKYDQTSDRRSAYEILAERAAKAAAEAEAAEVAAEAAPEPMAREYNAGRRYSGSRVSRSSSRRMKPRDSFASAMSEAVIKELKGTTGRRLVRGILGGLFKGR; this comes from the coding sequence ATGCAGGACAAGTTATTTATCGGGGGTGGGGCTGAAAACTATGCGGATCCACAGGCGCTGACGCTCAAATACGCCAATCGTCACGGGCTGATTGCAGGGGCCACCGGCACCGGCAAAACCGTCACCCTGCAGATCCTCGCAGAGAGTTTTTCCAATGCCGGAGTTCCGGTTATCCTGTCGGATGTAAAAGGGGACCTCTCCGGCCTTGCGAAACCCGGCAGCGCTACCCACAAACTGCACGACGCCTTTACCAGCCGGGCGGAAAAAATCGGCTTCGATGATTACCGCTACCACGCCTGTCCGGTCACCTTCTGGGATCTCTACGGCCAGCAGGGACATCCGGTGCGCACCACCGTAGCGGAGATGGGGCCGCTGCTTCTGGCGCGATTGCTGGAGCTGAGCGAGGCACAGGAAGGCATTCTGAACATTGCCTTCCGTCTGGCCGATGAGGAAGGGCTTGCGCTGCTGGATCTGAAGGATCTGCAGGCGCTGCTGGTCTGGGTCGGGGAAAACCGCGCTGATCTCTCGCTGCGCTACGGCAATGTCTCCACCGCCTCCATCGGGGCGATCCAGCGTCGGTTGCTGGTGCTGGAAAACCAGGGCGGTGCGCAGCTCTTTGGCGAGCCTGCGCTAGACCTCGCTGATCTGATGCGCTGCACGGCGGAGGGGCACGGCATGGTCAATATCCTCGCCGCAGACAAGCTGATGGCCGCACCGGGACTATATGCAACATTTCTGCTGTGGCTCCTCAGTGAACTGTTCGAGGAACTGCCGGAGGTTGGGGATCCTGACAAACCGAAGTTGGTCTTCTTCTTTGACGAGGCGCATCTGTTGTTTGATGACGCCCCCAAGGCGCTGATCGACAAGGTGGAGCAGGTGGCCCGTCTGATCCGCTCCAAAGGGGTCGGGATCTATTTCATCACGCAAAACCCGGCTGATGTGCCGGAAGACATCCTTGGTCAGCTTGGCAACCGCATCCAGCACGCCTTGCGTGCCTTCACCGCGCGCGATCGCAGAAACCTGCGAATGGCGGCGGAAACCTATCGCGAGAACCCCCGGTTTTCGACTGAGGAGGCCATTCGCGAGGTTGGTGTCGGCGAGGCGGTCACCTCCATGCTGCAGAAAAAGGGCATTCCCGGTGTGGTCGAGCGGACGCTGATCCGTCCGCCCAGTTCTCAGCTGGGGCCAATCACTGCAGCGGAGCGGGCGGCGTTCCTGCAGACCTCGGATATGGCTGGGAAGTACGACCAGACCAGCGACCGGCGCTCCGCCTATGAAATCCTCGCCGAACGCGCAGCCAAGGCCGCAGCCGAGGCTGAGGCCGCAGAGGTGGCAGCCGAAGCCGCACCGGAGCCGATGGCGCGTGAGTATAACGCCGGGCGGCGCTACTCGGGAAGTCGCGTCAGCCGGTCGTCGTCGCGGCGGATGAAACCGCGCGACAGCTTTGCCTCAGCCATGTCCGAAGCGGTAATCAAGGAGCTGAAAGGCACCACTGGGCGGCGCCTTGTGCGTGGCATCCTTGGTGGGTTGTTCAAGGGACGCTGA
- a CDS encoding branched-chain amino acid ABC transporter permease, which translates to MDFLNALVALTNFVGVPAIAYGSQLALGALGVTLIYSVLRFSNFAHGDTMAFGTMITILVTWWFQSMGISFGPLPTALLALPIGIAGCMLLMLITDRTVYRFYRAQKAKPVIFVMVSLGVMFMMNGLVRFIIGPGDQRFSDGERFIISARDFKALTGLREGLAIKTTQGITVITAVVVVALLFWFLNKTRTGKSMRAYSDNEDLALLSGINPERVVMYTWLIVATLATIAGVLYGLDKSFKPFTYFQLLLPIFAAAIVGGLGSPVGAIAGGFIIAFSEVTITYAWKKVLTYVVPETMKPDGLVQLLSTDYKFAVSFAILVVVLLFKPTGLFKGKVV; encoded by the coding sequence ATGGACTTCCTCAACGCCCTTGTGGCGCTTACCAATTTTGTCGGGGTTCCGGCAATCGCCTATGGCAGCCAGCTTGCGCTTGGTGCGCTTGGCGTGACACTGATCTATTCGGTGCTGCGGTTTTCGAACTTCGCCCATGGCGATACCATGGCCTTTGGCACCATGATCACCATTCTGGTGACCTGGTGGTTCCAGTCTATGGGCATCAGTTTTGGTCCCCTGCCAACCGCGCTGCTTGCGCTGCCTATTGGTATCGCGGGTTGTATGCTCTTGATGCTGATCACCGATCGCACCGTATATCGGTTCTATCGCGCGCAAAAGGCCAAGCCGGTGATTTTTGTCATGGTCTCGCTTGGCGTGATGTTCATGATGAACGGCCTAGTGCGATTCATCATCGGGCCGGGGGATCAGCGGTTTTCCGATGGCGAGCGGTTCATTATCTCTGCGCGGGACTTCAAGGCGCTGACTGGACTGCGCGAAGGTCTGGCAATCAAGACGACCCAAGGCATCACCGTGATCACTGCGGTTGTGGTTGTGGCGCTGTTGTTCTGGTTCCTGAACAAAACCCGTACCGGTAAATCCATGCGCGCCTATTCCGATAATGAGGATCTGGCGCTGCTCTCGGGCATCAACCCGGAACGCGTGGTGATGTACACGTGGTTGATCGTTGCGACCCTCGCGACCATTGCCGGTGTACTGTATGGTTTGGACAAATCCTTCAAACCCTTCACTTATTTCCAGCTGCTGCTGCCGATCTTTGCCGCCGCCATCGTTGGCGGTCTGGGCAGCCCCGTTGGTGCCATCGCGGGTGGGTTCATCATCGCCTTTTCCGAAGTGACGATCACCTACGCCTGGAAGAAGGTGCTGACCTATGTTGTGCCGGAAACGATGAAGCCGGATGGCCTCGTCCAGCTTCTGAGCACGGATTACAAATTCGCCGTGTCCTTTGCGATCCTTGTGGTCGTGCTTCTGTTCAAGCCCACGGGCCTTTTTAAAGGAAAAGTGGTATGA
- a CDS encoding branched-chain amino acid ABC transporter permease, with translation MSETVKTSLLFLFVGVLILLEGSTNFLFFSGSWNSALVILNMGLVSAIMAIGVNLQWGFAGLFNVGIMGFVALGGLAVVLVSTAPTPGAWSQGGVGIIMALAMGAMTLVAAVATMRMVPAGKLRIAVLLAVLILGFVIYRAIFDPAVAGVEAINPALEGNLGGLGLPVLLAWPAGGLLAAGVAWLIGKTALGLRSDYLAIATLGIAEIIISVLKNEDWLSRGVKNVVGLPRPLPYEVDLQNDAAFVAKAADYGLDPVLASTLYVKLGYSLLFTVVLLALLWMAQMALKSPWGRMMRAIRDNEVAAEAMGKDVTRRHLQIFILGSAICGIAGAMMTTLDSQLTPGTYNPLRFTFLIWVMVIVGGSGNNFGAVLGGLLIWFLWIKVEPMGILLIETVTAGMSDTNALKLHLLESASHMRLLTMGLILLLVLRFSPRGLIPER, from the coding sequence ATGAGCGAGACAGTCAAAACATCCCTGCTGTTTCTGTTTGTTGGTGTGCTGATCCTGCTCGAAGGCAGCACCAATTTCCTCTTCTTCTCCGGGTCTTGGAACTCGGCTCTGGTGATCCTCAATATGGGGTTGGTGTCGGCCATCATGGCGATTGGCGTCAACCTTCAGTGGGGTTTTGCAGGCCTGTTCAACGTTGGCATCATGGGGTTCGTAGCGCTTGGCGGTCTGGCAGTTGTGCTGGTGTCCACCGCGCCAACACCAGGCGCCTGGAGCCAAGGCGGCGTTGGGATCATCATGGCGCTGGCCATGGGGGCGATGACGCTGGTTGCGGCGGTCGCCACCATGCGGATGGTGCCCGCTGGCAAGCTGCGTATTGCGGTGCTGCTGGCGGTGCTGATCCTGGGCTTCGTGATCTACCGGGCGATCTTTGATCCGGCGGTGGCGGGCGTTGAGGCGATCAACCCCGCGCTTGAAGGCAATCTTGGCGGCCTTGGCCTGCCGGTGCTGCTGGCCTGGCCCGCAGGTGGCCTGCTGGCCGCCGGTGTTGCCTGGCTGATCGGCAAGACGGCGCTGGGTCTGCGCTCGGATTATCTGGCGATTGCGACGCTGGGGATCGCAGAGATCATCATCTCGGTTCTGAAGAACGAGGACTGGCTGTCGCGCGGCGTGAAGAATGTTGTCGGCCTGCCCCGGCCCCTGCCCTATGAGGTCGATCTGCAGAACGATGCCGCGTTTGTCGCCAAGGCTGCGGACTATGGTCTGGATCCGGTTCTGGCCTCCACGCTCTATGTGAAGCTGGGCTATTCGCTGTTGTTCACTGTTGTGTTGCTGGCGCTGCTATGGATGGCGCAGATGGCACTGAAGAGCCCCTGGGGCCGGATGATGCGCGCCATTCGCGACAATGAGGTGGCCGCCGAGGCGATGGGCAAGGATGTGACCCGCCGCCATCTGCAGATCTTCATTCTTGGCTCTGCGATTTGCGGTATTGCCGGGGCGATGATGACAACGCTGGACAGCCAGCTGACACCGGGCACCTATAATCCCTTGCGCTTCACCTTCCTGATCTGGGTGATGGTGATTGTCGGCGGGTCCGGCAACAACTTTGGCGCAGTGCTGGGTGGCCTGCTGATCTGGTTCCTCTGGATCAAGGTGGAGCCGATGGGCATCCTGCTGATTGAAACCGTGACGGCAGGCATGTCCGACACCAATGCGCTGAAGCTGCATCTGTTGGAAAGTGCGTCGCATATGCGTTTGCTGACCATGGGTCTGATCCTGTTGCTGGTCTTGCGGTTCAGCCCCCGTGGTCTGATCCCGGAACGGTAA
- a CDS encoding ABC transporter ATP-binding protein, protein MIVVEDLHKHFGGFHAVDGASLEIAKGSITGLIGPNGAGKTTLFNVIAGVLPPTSGRVTMDGEDITGLPPHELFHKGLLRTFQIAHEFASMTCRENLMMVPGTQSGESLWNTWFGRKRIADEERALRAKADEVLEFLTISHIADLKAGQVSGGQKKLLELGRTMMVDAKIVFLDEVGAGVNRTLLYTIADAIKRLNEERGYTFVVIEHDMEFIGRLCDPVICMAEGKKLAQGTLNEIKANEQVIEAYLGTGLKNKDKLEAGA, encoded by the coding sequence ATGATCGTCGTCGAGGACTTGCACAAGCACTTCGGCGGGTTCCACGCGGTTGATGGCGCATCGCTAGAAATCGCTAAGGGCTCCATAACCGGTTTGATCGGGCCAAACGGCGCCGGAAAAACCACTCTTTTCAATGTAATCGCTGGCGTCCTTCCGCCCACCTCCGGGCGGGTAACGATGGATGGTGAGGATATCACCGGACTGCCGCCGCATGAGCTGTTCCACAAGGGATTGCTGCGCACCTTCCAGATCGCGCATGAATTTGCGTCGATGACGTGCCGCGAAAACCTGATGATGGTTCCGGGCACCCAATCGGGTGAAAGCCTGTGGAACACCTGGTTCGGGCGCAAACGCATCGCTGATGAGGAACGCGCGTTGCGGGCCAAGGCCGATGAGGTGCTGGAGTTTCTGACCATCAGCCATATCGCAGACCTGAAGGCCGGACAGGTTTCTGGCGGCCAGAAGAAGCTGCTGGAGCTGGGCCGTACCATGATGGTCGATGCCAAGATCGTCTTTCTGGATGAGGTCGGCGCCGGTGTGAACCGCACGCTGTTGTATACGATTGCCGACGCCATCAAGCGCCTCAACGAGGAGCGCGGATACACCTTTGTTGTGATCGAACACGACATGGAGTTCATCGGCCGCCTCTGCGATCCGGTGATCTGCATGGCTGAGGGCAAGAAGTTGGCACAAGGCACATTGAACGAGATCAAGGCCAATGAGCAGGTGATTGAAGCCTACCTCGGCACCGGGCTGAAAAACAAAGATAAACTGGAGGCGGGCGCATGA
- a CDS encoding invasion associated locus B family protein gives MIKSLTPMTLAALMALPLPVMAQDTAGAAETEESQPAAEATTEAPKADDVLDLGQPVQDGPQLGQRYSKETHGDWDLACVKTEEDNDPCSLLQIMTDASGNPMAEFSMFRINQEGSQAVAGATVIVPLETLLPAALTISIDGAPGKRYNYSFCNPMGCVAQIGLTETDIAAFKKGKKATLSLRPAPAPDQVINMDLSLSGFTAGYNVVDVVKQ, from the coding sequence ATGATCAAGTCCCTGACCCCGATGACCCTGGCCGCGCTGATGGCGCTGCCGCTGCCCGTGATGGCGCAGGACACCGCTGGGGCGGCCGAGACAGAAGAGAGCCAGCCCGCCGCAGAGGCCACGACGGAGGCCCCCAAGGCCGATGACGTCTTGGATCTTGGCCAGCCCGTACAGGACGGCCCGCAACTGGGCCAGCGCTATTCCAAAGAAACCCACGGTGATTGGGATCTGGCCTGCGTCAAGACCGAAGAAGACAACGACCCCTGCTCACTGCTGCAGATCATGACCGATGCGTCCGGGAACCCGATGGCGGAGTTTTCGATGTTCCGGATCAATCAGGAAGGCAGCCAGGCCGTCGCCGGCGCCACGGTCATCGTTCCGCTGGAAACGCTGCTGCCAGCGGCGCTGACCATCTCCATCGATGGCGCACCGGGCAAACGGTATAACTACTCGTTCTGCAACCCGATGGGCTGTGTGGCGCAGATTGGCCTTACCGAGACCGATATCGCAGCCTTCAAGAAAGGCAAGAAAGCCACATTGAGCCTGCGCCCGGCACCTGCCCCTGATCAGGTGATCAATATGGATTTGTCGCTAAGCGGCTTTACCGCCGGCTATAACGTTGTGGATGTGGTGAAACAGTAA